One window from the genome of Grus americana isolate bGruAme1 chromosome 14, bGruAme1.mat, whole genome shotgun sequence encodes:
- the FGFR4 gene encoding fibroblast growth factor receptor 4, which yields MRPLLQVLVGLLLAAAARGRAVEPELFESPLLESEEEHLLLDPGNVLKLYCDANQSGASVVWYKETRPLVPGGRIHLRQSLLEISEVTYEDSGLYVCRAQGTGEILRNFTISIVDSLASGDDDEDSDGDSPHGDRNEEPVYMHRAPYWTHPHRMDKKLYAVPAGNTVKFRCPASGSPSPSIRWFKNGREFRGEHRIGGIRLRHQHWSLVMESVVPSDRGNYTCLVENRFGSIRYSYLLDVLERSPHRPILQAGLPANTTALVGSDVEFFCKVYSDAQPHIQWLKHIEVNGSSYGPDGVPYVQVLKTADINSSEVEVLYLRNVSAEDAGEYTCLAGNSIGLSYQSAWLTVLPEEELVREAEAPEAKYTDIIIYTSGSLAVAMAVIIVVLCRMQTQSSKQPLEPMAVHKLSKFPLIRQFSLDSSSSGKSSTSLMRVTRLSSSCAPMLAGVMELDLPLDAKWEFPRDKLVLGKPLGEGCFGQVVRAEAYGIDRDRPDRAVTVAVKMLKDNATDKDLADLISEMEMMKLMDKHKNIINLLGVCTQDGPLYVIVEFAAKGNLREYLRARRPPTPDYAFDVTAMPEEQLSFKDLVSCVYQVARGMEYLESKRCIHRDLAARNVLVTAESVMKIADFGLARDVHDIDYYKKTSNGRLPVKWMAPEALFDRVYTHQSDVWSFGILMWEIFTLGGSPYPGIPVEELFKLLKEGHRMDRPSNCTHELYMLMRECWHAVPSQRPTFKQLVEGLDKILAAVSEEYLDLSMPFEQYSPSCEDTASSCSSDDSVFTHDPLPLAPRLFSYPSVRT from the exons ATGCGGCCCCTCTTGCAGGTCCtggtggggctgctgctggcggctGCTGCCCGGGGCAGGGCCGTGGAGCCAG AGCTGTTTGAGAGCCCACTGCTGGAGTCAGAAGAGGAACATCTCCTGCTGGACCCAGGCAACGTGCTGAAGCTGTACTGTGATGCCAACCAGAGTGGTGCCAGCGTGGTCTGGTACAAGGAGACCCGGCCGCTTGTCCCGGGGGGTCGCATCCACCTCCGGCAGAGCCTGCTGGAGATCTCGGAGGTCACCTACGAGGACTCAGGGCTCTACGTCTGCCGGGCGCAGGGGACTGGGGAGATCCTGCGCAACTTCACCATCTCCATTGTGG acTCGCTGGCATCaggtgatgatgatgaagacAGTGATGGGGACAGTCCCCACGGGGACCGAAATGAGGAGCCTGTCTACATGCACAGAG CTCCTTACTGGACTCACCCGCACCGGATGGACAAGAAGCTCTATGCAGTCCCTGCGGGGAACACAGTGAAGTTTCGCTGCCCGGCctcgggcagccccagccccagcatccgCTGGTTCAAGAACGGGCGTGAGTTCCGGGGGGAGCACCGTATTGGGGGCATCCGG ctccgGCACCAGCACTGGAGCCTGGTGATGGAGAGCGTGGTGCCCTCTGACCGCGGCAACTACACCTGCCTGGTGGAGAACAGGTTTGGCAGCATCCGCTACAGCTATCTCCTGGACGTGCTGG AGAGATCGCCGCACAGGCCCATCTTGCAGGCTGGGCTGCCCGCCAACACCACGGCCCTGGTGGGCAGCGATGTGGAGTTCTTCTGCAAGGTCTACAGTGATGCCCAGCCCCACATCCAGTGGCTGAAGCATATCGAGGTGAACGGCAGCAGCTACGGTCCCGACGGGGTCCCCTACGTGCAAGTGCTCAAG ACTGCAGACATCAACAGCTCCGAGGTGGAGGTGCTGTACCTGCGCAATGTCTCTGCGGAGGATGCTGGCGAGTACACCTGCCTGGCGGGCAACTCCATCGGCCTCTCCTACCAGTCTGCCTGGCTCACCGTGCTGCCAG AAGAGGAGCTGGTGCGGGAAGCCGAAGCCCCCGAGGCCAAGTACACAGACATCATCATCTACACCTCGGGCTCGCTGGCCGTGGCAATGGCCGTCATCATCGTGGTGCTGTGCCGGATGCAGACACAGTCAAGCAAGCAGCCCCTGGAGCCCATGGCAGTTCATAAACTCTCCAAATTCCCGCTCATCCGACAG TTCTCCCTGGACTCCAGCTCCTCCGGGAAGTCCAGCACGTCCCTGATGCGTGTCACTCGTCTCTCCTCCAGCTGCGCCCCGATGCTGGCTGGGGTCATGGAGCTGGACCTGCCTCTCGATGCCAAATGGGAGTTCCCCCGAGACAA gCTGGTGCTGGGCAAGCCCCTGggggaaggctgctttggccaGGTGGTGCGGGCAGAGGCTTATGGCATCGACAGAGACCGGCCAGACAGAGCAGTCACCGTGGCTGTGAAAATGCTGAAAG ACAATGCCACGGACAAGGACCTGGCTGACCTCATATCCGAGATGGAGATGATGAAGCTCATGGACAAGCACAAGAACATCATCAACCTCCTGGGAGTCTGCACGCAGGACG GGCCACTGTACGTGATCGTGGAGTTTGCTGCAAAGGGCAACCTGCGCGAGTAcctccgcgcccgccgccccccgacACCTGACTATGCTTTTGACGTCACGGCGATGCCTGAGGAGCAGCTTTCTTTCAAGGACTTGGTCTCCTGCGTCTACCAGGTGGCCCGTGGCATGGAGTACCTGGAGTCCAAACGG TGCATCCACCGTGACCTGGCTGCCCGCAACGTGCTGGTCACGGCAGAAAGCGTGATGAAGATCGCTGACTTTGGCTTGGCCAGGGATGTCCACGACATCGACTACTACAAGAAAACCAGCAAT GGTCGCCTGCCAGTGAAGTGGATGGCACCTGAGGCCCTGTTTGACCGTGTCTACACCCACCAGAGCGATGT GTGGTCCTTTGGGATCCTGATGTGGGAGATCTTCACGCTGGGGGGCTCTCCCTATCCTGGCATCCCCGTTGAGGAGCTCTtcaagctgctgaaggaggggCACCGCATGGACCGACCGTCCAACTGCACCCATGAGCT GTACATGCTGATGCGGGAGTGCTGGCACGCTGTGCCCTCGCAGCGCCCCACCTTC